One stretch of Candidatus Angelobacter sp. DNA includes these proteins:
- a CDS encoding SEL1-like repeat protein: MNRLNSFRPAALAFAAGLLIVSVGGCGKSQERTEDGLNSSGTNRAGYVVRTRRVAPRPAATERDSDQTPITPSGPAQPNVPNSDIETIKASAQAGDIAAQIALGKYYATGQGGRIDMAEAIKWYQTAAEQGQPRAQYDLGIIYAQGRGVPRNDQEAAKWFYQAAQQGDPMSQYNLGLMYASGQGVAADNTEATKWFQKAAEQGDAMAQLKLAMTYAKDSNTAISQQDLAAFYLKAAEQGYAEAQAALGSMYKKGNGVDQNAAEALKWYAAAAEQGDPKALHWMAVSYVNGDGVTKDLNQAAQYYTKAADEGYPLSQYNLAMMYMLGQGVEGSDQQAIQLFQKAAEQNFAAAQRQLGSFYESGRGTSPDLVEAYRWYSQAAANGDQEAIRAMNTLSQRLTPDQITEAKNRAGLPAAQPGANPNPSN, encoded by the coding sequence ATGAATCGGCTGAACTCTTTTCGTCCCGCTGCGCTCGCGTTCGCGGCAGGCCTGCTTATCGTCAGTGTCGGCGGATGTGGCAAGAGCCAGGAGCGGACCGAGGACGGACTGAACTCTTCCGGCACCAACCGCGCGGGTTATGTTGTCCGAACCAGGCGCGTCGCGCCACGACCCGCCGCGACGGAACGTGATTCCGACCAAACGCCAATCACTCCCTCCGGACCTGCACAGCCGAACGTCCCCAACTCCGATATCGAAACGATCAAGGCCAGTGCGCAGGCGGGAGACATTGCCGCTCAGATCGCGCTGGGAAAGTATTATGCGACCGGTCAAGGCGGTCGAATCGACATGGCGGAAGCAATCAAGTGGTATCAGACCGCCGCCGAACAGGGCCAGCCTCGCGCCCAGTACGATCTCGGAATCATCTATGCGCAGGGCCGCGGGGTGCCGCGCAATGATCAGGAAGCCGCAAAGTGGTTTTATCAGGCGGCGCAACAGGGTGATCCGATGTCCCAATACAACCTCGGCCTGATGTATGCCAGTGGCCAGGGTGTCGCCGCCGACAATACCGAAGCTACAAAATGGTTCCAGAAGGCGGCCGAGCAAGGCGATGCCATGGCGCAACTCAAGCTTGCCATGACTTACGCGAAAGACTCCAACACAGCGATTTCTCAACAGGACCTGGCCGCCTTTTATCTCAAGGCCGCCGAACAGGGTTATGCCGAAGCCCAGGCGGCCCTTGGTTCCATGTACAAAAAGGGGAACGGCGTGGATCAGAACGCCGCCGAGGCGCTCAAATGGTACGCCGCTGCCGCGGAACAAGGCGACCCCAAGGCGCTTCATTGGATGGCGGTCAGTTATGTCAACGGAGACGGTGTCACCAAGGACCTCAACCAGGCTGCGCAGTATTATACGAAAGCCGCGGACGAGGGCTACCCGTTGTCTCAATACAACCTCGCCATGATGTACATGCTCGGACAGGGCGTCGAAGGCAGCGACCAGCAGGCGATACAATTGTTCCAAAAGGCCGCCGAGCAGAATTTCGCCGCCGCCCAGCGCCAGCTTGGTTCCTTTTACGAGTCCGGCCGCGGTACCAGTCCGGACCTTGTCGAGGCTTATCGCTGGTACTCCCAAGCTGCCGCGAACGGCGATCAGGAGGCGATCCGGGCCATGAATACGCTTTCCCAACGCCTGACTCCGGACCAGATCACTGAGGCCAAGAACCGGGCCGGACTCCCGGCGGCCCAGCCCGGAGCAAATCCGAATCCTTCAAACTGA
- a CDS encoding APC family permease — protein MSGQSPPPTGQPHLLRRFGLLQATALNMTNMIGIGPFITIPLLMSALNGGGPQAMLGWVVAVVIAMADGLVWSELGAAMPGSGGSYGYLREAFGRETFGRFMAFLFIWQFVLSGPLEIASGYIGFANYLNYLSPGMTTEGGLSLKGSMVVVGLGLSCIALLYRRITSIGKITVALWAGSILTTVAVIFTGATHFDSRLAFDFPKGAFDFSIGFYFGLGAASRIGVYDYLGYYDVCYIGYEVREPGKVIPRSILLSIVGVALIYFAMNLSIIGVVPWREFVPAEHNPKADFVVSLFMEKIHGTRVASVFTVMVLWTAFASCFALLLGYSRIPYAAAQDGAFFKIFGRLHPGKNFPHISLVVIGTIAIVCSFLPLLSVIDALLITRILVQFIGQIFAVTLLRKQVPRMNRPYRMWFYPLPAFVALTGWIFVFSTADLKFILYGLSTLALGVVFFLVWSKCTKRWPWAKVEC, from the coding sequence ATGAGCGGCCAGTCCCCACCACCAACCGGCCAGCCTCATTTGCTCCGGCGTTTTGGACTTTTGCAGGCCACCGCGCTGAACATGACAAACATGATCGGCATCGGGCCGTTCATCACGATTCCCTTGCTGATGTCCGCCTTGAATGGCGGCGGTCCGCAAGCAATGCTCGGCTGGGTGGTCGCCGTTGTCATTGCGATGGCCGATGGTTTGGTCTGGAGCGAGCTGGGTGCGGCGATGCCCGGCTCCGGCGGCAGCTACGGGTATTTGCGCGAGGCGTTTGGGCGCGAGACCTTCGGTCGCTTCATGGCCTTCCTGTTCATCTGGCAATTCGTTTTGAGCGGGCCGCTGGAAATTGCCTCGGGCTACATCGGATTTGCGAATTATCTCAACTATCTGTCGCCGGGGATGACAACCGAAGGCGGGCTTTCGTTGAAAGGCTCAATGGTCGTCGTCGGTCTGGGGTTGTCATGCATTGCGCTGCTCTATCGCCGGATCACCTCGATCGGAAAAATCACCGTTGCACTGTGGGCCGGATCAATCCTCACGACCGTCGCCGTCATTTTCACCGGAGCGACACATTTCGATTCCAGGCTCGCGTTCGACTTTCCGAAAGGCGCCTTCGATTTTTCGATCGGTTTCTATTTTGGACTCGGCGCGGCGTCCCGCATTGGCGTTTACGATTATCTTGGTTACTATGACGTTTGTTATATCGGCTACGAAGTCAGGGAGCCCGGTAAGGTCATTCCCCGTTCCATCCTGCTCAGCATCGTCGGTGTCGCGCTGATTTATTTTGCGATGAACCTGTCGATCATCGGCGTGGTGCCGTGGCGTGAATTTGTGCCGGCGGAGCACAATCCCAAAGCGGACTTCGTCGTGTCGCTGTTCATGGAAAAAATCCACGGAACCAGGGTCGCCTCGGTCTTCACCGTGATGGTTCTTTGGACCGCGTTTGCGTCGTGCTTCGCGCTGTTGCTGGGCTACTCCCGGATTCCCTACGCCGCGGCGCAGGACGGGGCCTTCTTCAAGATCTTCGGGCGGTTGCATCCCGGCAAAAACTTCCCGCACATATCGCTCGTCGTCATTGGAACCATCGCCATTGTGTGCAGTTTTCTGCCGCTCCTGTCGGTCATCGACGCATTGTTGATCACGCGAATTCTCGTTCAGTTCATCGGCCAGATTTTCGCAGTGACGCTGCTGCGCAAGCAAGTGCCGCGGATGAATCGGCCGTATCGCATGTGGTTCTATCCTTTGCCGGCATTCGTGGCGTTGACTGGCTGGATCTTTGTTTTTTCAACCGCCGATCTGAAATTCATTCTTTACGGCTTGAGCACGCTGGCGCTGGGCGTGGTCTTTTTTCTTGTCTGGTCAAAATGCACAAAGCGCTGGCCATGGGCAAAGGTGGAGTGCTGA